The following nucleotide sequence is from Halorussus caseinilyticus.
CACAACGAGTAGAAGGAGACCGAACGCCCAGAAGGAGACCGAACGTCGGAAGTCGGACTATCCGGAACTGTTGTCCGTTCCGCCGCCGCTCTGGACTTCCACGTCGCCGACCATCGTGTTCGGGTGGACCAGACAGATGTACTGAGCCATCTCCGAAGTCGCGGTGAACCGAACGCCCTGTACGGCCCCCTGTTCGGCGATTATTTCGGTCTCGGAGACCAGCGATTCGGTGGACTGCTGACCGCCGGTCTGGTTTCCCGTCGCGTTTCCGCCGCCACCGGTACCGACCCCGGTGACGTTTCCGTTCGAGATGTCGAGCGAGACGCTCTCGTTGCCCCCCGTGCCGTTGATTTGCTCGAACACGTCCGACTGGACGGTGAGGGGTTCGAGGACTTGGAGGTTCTCGCCCTGCGAGTCCTGAATGGCGAAGTTGTGGCCCACGCCGTCGCCGTTCTGCCACATCAGGGTGTAGGTCGTCCCCCTCTGAAGCGTCAGCGTCGGATTTCCTCCATCGGTCGCTTCTTGCCCGCCGGGGAGACGATACCCCTGCCACGCCCGCGTGTACCCGCCGAGCAGGATTATCTCCTCGTTCTGGCCCTGTGCGAGAACCGTCGCGTTCAGACCGGCCAATGCACCTGTCGCTGCCG
It contains:
- a CDS encoding twin-arginine translocation signal domain-containing protein, translated to MTQQSSRRRFLKAAAATGALAGLNATVLAQGQNEEIILLGGYTRAWQGYRLPGGQEATDGGNPTLTLQRGTTYTLMWQNGDGVGHNFAIQDSQGENLQVLEPLTVQSDVFEQINGTGGNESVSLDISNGNVTGVGTGGGGNATGNQTGGQQSTESLVSETEIIAEQGAVQGVRFTATSEMAQYICLVHPNTMVGDVEVQSGGGTDNSSG